In Chitinophaga nivalis, a single genomic region encodes these proteins:
- a CDS encoding AraC family transcriptional regulator, producing MKRYRQFAPVVMADFEVAEWQHPEHNHNHYELIYIKHGTGQHVINQQAVSYSQGDVFLLGPEEAHYFEVHTPTRFVYLKFTDAYLHQAGNSIIGGIQSLEYLIKSRETHQSRFHLSPEDQHTVDLLFNVLLALKQDIQRNESLIWIQLLAISSLLQRNMPALNSLHRSKEMQAVFCYIHKYIYQPDQLRAPVMAASFNMSGEYIGPYFKKHTGTTLRDYIRDYRNHLIKQRMASGQFSLKQIAAEFGLTDQSHVLKLLQPSGAA from the coding sequence ATGAAACGTTACCGGCAATTTGCACCTGTTGTGATGGCTGATTTTGAGGTAGCCGAATGGCAGCATCCCGAGCACAATCACAATCATTACGAGCTTATCTATATTAAACATGGTACCGGACAACATGTGATTAATCAGCAAGCGGTGTCCTACAGCCAGGGCGATGTATTTTTGCTGGGACCGGAAGAAGCACACTATTTTGAAGTGCATACGCCTACCCGTTTTGTGTACCTGAAATTTACGGATGCCTATCTCCATCAGGCAGGCAACAGTATTATCGGCGGTATACAAAGCCTGGAATATCTTATCAAAAGCCGGGAAACACACCAATCCCGTTTTCATTTAAGCCCGGAGGACCAACACACCGTTGACCTGCTTTTCAACGTGCTGCTCGCCTTAAAACAGGATATACAGCGGAACGAATCGCTCATCTGGATACAGCTGCTGGCGATCTCTTCTCTCCTGCAAAGAAACATGCCGGCATTGAACAGCCTTCACCGCAGCAAAGAGATGCAGGCGGTTTTCTGCTACATCCATAAATACATTTATCAGCCAGACCAGCTGCGGGCCCCGGTGATGGCGGCCAGTTTCAATATGTCCGGGGAATATATCGGGCCTTACTTTAAAAAACATACCGGCACCACCCTGCGTGATTATATCCGGGACTACCGGAATCATTTAATCAAACAAAGGATGGCCAGCGGCCAATTCAGTCTGAAACAGATTGCTGCGGAGTTTGGGTTAACAGATCAAAGTCATGTGCTGAAGTTGCTGCAGCCATCCGGTGCGGCATAG
- a CDS encoding GNAT family N-acetyltransferase, whose translation MHITVKDTIHQPDYDTVHEMLINYNLSKTAHLKDSNNEPLEIIARDDNNVVIGGIYGRSLWGTLMINYLVVAEGYRDQRIGQQLIAAAEQEAVKRNCQLISLNTYSFQALPFYEKMGFSQIGEEANPVLGITKHFLCKKVGQP comes from the coding sequence ATGCATATCACAGTAAAGGATACGATTCATCAGCCCGACTATGACACAGTACACGAGATGCTGATCAACTACAACCTAAGTAAAACCGCACACCTGAAAGACAGCAATAACGAGCCCCTGGAAATCATCGCCCGGGACGACAACAATGTTGTTATTGGCGGCATTTACGGCCGCTCTCTCTGGGGTACCTTAATGATAAACTACCTGGTAGTAGCCGAAGGCTACCGGGACCAACGCATAGGCCAACAGCTGATAGCCGCCGCCGAACAGGAAGCCGTTAAACGCAACTGCCAGCTGATCAGCCTGAATACCTATTCCTTCCAGGCGTTGCCTTTTTATGAAAAAATGGGCTTCTCCCAAATAGGCGAAGAAGCGAATCCTGTATTGGGTATTACCAAACATTTTCTCTGTAAAAAAGTAGGCCAGCCATAA
- a CDS encoding SDR family oxidoreductase, whose protein sequence is METIKQTALVVGANGVIGSNLIQHLEELGTWDIIGLSRRGGTDSGHTRYIAVDLLDKAATEEKLRTLTAVTHIFYTAYVERPTWAELVPPNLAMLVNVVEAIEPVAPRLQHISLMQGYKVYGAHLGPFKTPARESDAGHMPPEFNVDQQQFLEKRQAGKSWTWSAIRPSVVGGTALGNPMNLVMVIAVYAAISKELGLPLRFPGKPGAYDKLMEMTDAGLLAKATVWAATNPQSANQAFNINNGDLFRWNELWPEIAGYFQLETAPPLQMPLQTIMADKASLWQTIQEKYNLEPHSYAALSSWGFGDFVFSWDYDFFADGTKARRMGFHEFIDTKKMFFDLFDELREKKIIPPAALK, encoded by the coding sequence ATGGAAACAATAAAACAAACAGCACTTGTAGTCGGCGCCAATGGTGTCATTGGCAGTAACCTGATTCAGCACCTGGAAGAACTGGGTACCTGGGATATCATCGGCCTGTCCCGCCGGGGTGGAACCGATAGTGGCCATACCCGCTATATAGCAGTAGACCTGCTGGATAAAGCAGCTACGGAGGAAAAACTACGTACCCTCACCGCCGTTACGCATATTTTTTATACAGCTTACGTAGAGCGGCCCACCTGGGCAGAGCTGGTACCGCCCAACCTGGCGATGCTGGTGAATGTAGTGGAGGCCATAGAGCCGGTGGCGCCCCGGCTGCAACATATTAGCCTGATGCAGGGATATAAAGTATACGGCGCCCACCTGGGACCTTTCAAAACACCGGCGCGGGAAAGTGATGCGGGCCACATGCCACCTGAGTTTAACGTAGATCAGCAGCAGTTCCTGGAAAAACGGCAGGCCGGAAAATCCTGGACCTGGTCCGCTATCCGGCCTTCGGTGGTAGGCGGAACAGCATTGGGAAATCCGATGAACCTGGTCATGGTGATTGCCGTGTATGCGGCCATTTCCAAAGAACTGGGACTGCCGCTTCGTTTCCCGGGTAAGCCGGGCGCTTACGATAAGCTGATGGAAATGACAGATGCTGGCTTATTGGCGAAAGCGACTGTCTGGGCCGCCACCAATCCACAGTCTGCCAATCAGGCCTTTAATATCAACAATGGGGATCTGTTCCGCTGGAATGAACTTTGGCCGGAAATAGCCGGTTATTTCCAGCTGGAAACCGCACCGCCACTGCAAATGCCGCTGCAGACAATCATGGCAGACAAAGCGTCGCTGTGGCAAACGATACAGGAAAAATACAACCTGGAACCACACAGTTATGCCGCCCTGTCATCCTGGGGATTTGGTGATTTTGTCTTCTCCTGGGATTACGACTTTTTTGCAGATGGCACCAAAGCAAGACGGATGGGCTTTCATGAATTTATAGACACCAAAAAAATGTTCTTTGATTTATTTGATGAACTACGCGAAAAAAAGATCATTCCGCCGGCGGCATTAAAATAA
- a CDS encoding class I SAM-dependent methyltransferase produces the protein MSKAQNFTPALGHNWLTQFYDRIVSVTMPETAFREKLVDELDPRDQETLLEFGYGTAQNISFVYQRNHHITLHGLDIDPAVRAIAVKKMEEQGIRVQLDLYEGKTFPYADQSFDKVFSALVFHHLDRESKIACLKEIHRTLKPGGQLIIGDWGKPTSIGMRILFYIVQFIDGFRTTTDNVNGLLPAFMRQAGFKNVTERGVINTMYGTCCYYRANK, from the coding sequence ATGTCCAAAGCCCAAAATTTTACGCCCGCCCTGGGCCACAATTGGTTAACGCAATTTTATGATCGGATCGTCAGTGTAACCATGCCTGAAACTGCATTCAGAGAAAAACTGGTAGATGAACTGGACCCGCGGGATCAGGAAACACTGCTGGAATTTGGTTATGGTACTGCGCAGAATATCAGTTTTGTTTATCAGCGTAACCATCACATCACTTTACACGGCCTTGATATTGATCCGGCTGTAAGAGCTATTGCGGTAAAAAAAATGGAGGAACAGGGGATAAGGGTACAACTGGATCTCTATGAGGGAAAAACGTTCCCCTATGCGGATCAATCGTTTGATAAGGTATTTAGTGCGCTGGTATTTCATCACCTGGATCGGGAAAGTAAAATAGCCTGTCTGAAGGAAATCCACAGAACCTTAAAACCCGGCGGGCAGCTGATTATCGGCGACTGGGGAAAGCCAACATCCATCGGTATGCGGATCTTGTTCTATATCGTACAGTTTATAGATGGTTTTAGAACCACTACTGATAATGTCAATGGACTACTGCCGGCATTTATGCGACAGGCTGGTTTTAAAAATGTAACAGAAAGAGGCGTTATTAATACCATGTATGGTACCTGTTGTTATTACCGGGCCAATAAGTAG
- a CDS encoding DUF1266 domain-containing protein, whose translation MNTLLQNNPHEHIFPVRGKWKYLEQYKKTHPLFYIVALLSGVVCLSLFFFLIVSLTQLAATHFQLPEGRQRYGLLALIYAFLQTLCCFILFVRFLCRTPVREQLQYYKSSGATLLPEAKRQALRLHVVDMFYAGFWIETLEYYPLASHKGKHRYYALYTENSHEYRTVLDDDWSILDQEDYTAVTEQLLTTGYHSASFAVTLSLYNQERAHSKRLAALTGLSQSYILSCLEPGPDGRPPRLIWGYEYWRTIVVARNAFMAGYITAERAWQDILQAASFAFELFDSFEDFHNNTRLGNAFWSDSYEAANEKSVCYQFFKEKCDWPIVSLPWPAPQGIRLPAAMAGGYAHKIELARKMMHQRDSLN comes from the coding sequence ATGAACACATTGTTACAGAATAACCCTCATGAACATATCTTTCCTGTAAGGGGAAAATGGAAATACCTGGAGCAATACAAAAAAACACATCCGTTATTTTATATCGTAGCATTATTATCAGGTGTGGTTTGTCTGTCGCTCTTTTTTTTTCTGATCGTGTCTCTGACACAATTGGCTGCCACTCACTTTCAGCTACCGGAAGGTCGTCAGCGGTATGGCCTGCTGGCATTGATATATGCCTTTCTGCAAACCCTTTGCTGCTTCATTCTTTTTGTCAGATTTCTTTGTCGAACGCCCGTCCGGGAACAACTACAATATTATAAATCCAGCGGCGCCACCCTGCTTCCTGAAGCAAAACGGCAGGCTTTACGCCTGCATGTAGTAGATATGTTTTATGCCGGATTCTGGATTGAAACCCTGGAATACTATCCACTGGCATCGCATAAAGGGAAGCACCGTTATTATGCCCTGTATACAGAAAACAGCCATGAATACCGCACGGTACTTGATGATGACTGGAGTATATTAGATCAGGAAGATTATACTGCCGTTACCGAACAATTGTTAACTACCGGTTACCATAGCGCTTCTTTTGCGGTAACCTTATCGCTGTATAATCAGGAACGCGCGCATAGCAAACGGCTGGCTGCACTCACCGGACTGTCGCAATCCTACATTCTCTCCTGTCTGGAACCTGGCCCTGATGGCAGGCCGCCGCGGCTCATCTGGGGCTATGAATACTGGCGTACAATTGTAGTGGCCCGTAATGCTTTTATGGCCGGCTACATTACGGCGGAAAGAGCCTGGCAAGACATCCTGCAGGCTGCCTCTTTCGCGTTTGAATTGTTTGACAGCTTTGAAGACTTCCACAACAACACGCGGCTGGGCAATGCATTCTGGAGTGATTCCTACGAAGCAGCCAATGAAAAAAGCGTCTGTTATCAGTTTTTCAAAGAAAAATGTGACTGGCCCATTGTGTCGCTGCCATGGCCTGCCCCACAGGGTATCCGGCTGCCCGCAGCCATGGCCGGTGGTTACGCCCATAAAATTGAGCTGGCCCGAAAAATGATGCACCAGCGCGATTCTCTGAATTAA
- a CDS encoding TonB-dependent receptor, which yields MAQQTQHPTANHIYGEIKSNLGEHIIGASLILDQEKSTGAISDSIGNYHITTGNTGKVNIVVSAMGYRPQTRTVYLKTKQSVHIDFVLIPDNRQLGEVVVAGGSNNQYKVKQLKESGFNVNVIDVNEYGNVSADINQILKRATGVLVRESGGVGSDFTFQVNGLAAKIYIDDIPMEQYGSSMTLNNIPVNLIDRIEVYKGVVPAHLGSDAMGGAVNIITKQKNRRFLDASYSYGSFNTHQIALTGGIRNNKNGLKLRASTYYNYSDNNYMMYSDSTYNVALGVVKKEAGTDAFRQVSIDKARRFHDAYRSAMGEIEVGYEKVKWADFFTIGFTYAENKKQHQLGSTVNAVRGGFWTENKYLMPTIKYRKDNFLTKGLFANLYANYSRDVDVNRDTAMYRYDWTGGWAENSGGKRIPEVFTKYYEDSYVGRANFNYNLDKDNNHSLNLNYTFSTTKRKAYDLMETNPNKKDLSGLPSKLGKHILGLAWQGQWLDRKLISVVTLKYYGMSTRVALDGRTFDDYGKPVSGEIYTRKNFFGYPSGSIALRYRITPDWGVKGSVERGYNLPEMTALFGNGQFVLANLDLKPERSDNFNLGTYYNHFIGDHFINLDISAFYRNAKDYIAVQVLPDNLYSQSKNFPGVTLYGVEAEARYGYKDLVNLSANISYDKALDNWKYLDPATPQVSLTYKEQLPNRPWIYGNANLMLAKRDLIGKGTRVQLNYMYQYMHWFYLTWAKLGTAGTQNFVPGQSVHSLILAYSWNQDVYNISVEGRNLTDDRVYDNFRLQKPGRAFYVKLRVSLM from the coding sequence ATGGCCCAACAAACACAACATCCTACTGCCAATCATATTTACGGAGAAATAAAAAGCAACCTGGGCGAGCATATCATCGGTGCTTCTCTCATCCTGGATCAGGAAAAAAGTACCGGTGCTATTTCTGATTCCATCGGTAACTATCATATTACCACCGGCAACACGGGTAAGGTGAACATCGTGGTTTCTGCTATGGGATACCGGCCGCAAACACGTACGGTTTATCTTAAAACCAAACAATCGGTTCACATCGATTTTGTTTTAATACCGGATAACCGCCAGCTGGGAGAAGTAGTGGTAGCCGGCGGCAGCAACAACCAATACAAAGTAAAGCAACTGAAAGAGTCGGGCTTTAATGTAAATGTGATCGATGTAAATGAGTACGGCAACGTATCGGCAGATATCAACCAGATCCTGAAACGCGCAACAGGTGTGCTGGTGCGGGAGTCTGGCGGAGTGGGTTCCGATTTTACCTTCCAGGTAAATGGCCTGGCGGCGAAAATTTATATTGATGATATTCCCATGGAGCAGTATGGCAGCTCTATGACACTGAATAATATTCCGGTCAATCTCATCGACCGGATAGAAGTCTATAAAGGAGTGGTACCTGCTCACCTGGGATCAGACGCCATGGGCGGAGCCGTGAACATCATCACCAAACAAAAGAACCGCCGGTTTTTAGATGCGAGTTACAGCTATGGCTCTTTCAATACACACCAGATAGCACTCACCGGTGGTATCCGCAACAATAAGAACGGCCTGAAACTGAGAGCCAGTACTTATTACAACTACTCCGACAATAATTATATGATGTACAGCGATTCTACCTACAACGTAGCGCTGGGCGTCGTGAAAAAAGAAGCTGGTACCGATGCTTTCAGACAGGTGAGCATCGACAAGGCCCGCCGTTTTCATGATGCCTATCGTTCGGCCATGGGAGAGATAGAGGTAGGATATGAAAAAGTAAAATGGGCCGACTTCTTTACCATCGGATTTACCTATGCAGAAAATAAAAAACAGCATCAGCTGGGATCTACGGTGAACGCCGTGAGAGGTGGCTTCTGGACAGAAAATAAATACCTGATGCCCACCATTAAATACCGCAAAGATAATTTCCTGACGAAAGGATTGTTTGCCAACCTGTATGCCAACTACTCCAGGGATGTAGATGTGAACAGAGATACAGCGATGTATCGCTACGACTGGACAGGCGGCTGGGCGGAAAACTCCGGTGGCAAACGTATTCCGGAAGTGTTTACAAAATACTATGAAGACAGCTATGTGGGCCGCGCCAATTTCAATTATAACCTGGATAAAGACAATAACCACAGCCTGAATCTCAACTATACCTTCAGTACCACCAAACGGAAAGCGTATGACCTGATGGAAACAAATCCGAATAAAAAAGACCTCTCCGGTTTGCCGAGTAAACTGGGGAAACATATACTGGGTTTGGCCTGGCAGGGACAGTGGCTCGATCGGAAACTCATCAGTGTGGTCACGCTCAAGTATTATGGGATGAGTACCCGGGTGGCTTTGGATGGCAGAACATTTGATGATTACGGCAAACCGGTGAGCGGAGAAATTTATACCCGTAAGAATTTCTTTGGTTATCCCAGCGGCTCTATTGCTTTGCGTTACCGCATCACGCCGGACTGGGGCGTGAAAGGTTCGGTGGAAAGAGGCTATAATCTGCCGGAAATGACCGCCTTGTTTGGAAACGGACAGTTTGTACTGGCCAATCTGGATCTGAAGCCGGAACGTAGCGATAACTTCAACCTGGGTACCTATTACAATCATTTCATCGGCGATCACTTTATCAATCTGGATATCTCTGCATTTTACCGGAACGCCAAAGATTACATTGCCGTACAGGTATTGCCGGATAACCTGTATTCCCAGAGCAAGAACTTTCCCGGTGTTACTTTATATGGGGTAGAAGCAGAAGCCCGCTATGGATATAAGGACCTGGTGAATCTGTCTGCCAATATCAGCTATGATAAAGCGCTGGACAACTGGAAATACCTGGATCCTGCCACTCCGCAGGTGAGCCTGACCTATAAGGAACAATTACCCAACCGGCCATGGATATACGGAAATGCAAACCTGATGCTGGCAAAGCGCGACCTGATAGGCAAAGGCACGCGGGTACAACTGAATTATATGTACCAGTATATGCATTGGTTTTATCTCACCTGGGCTAAACTGGGTACCGCCGGCACCCAGAACTTTGTACCGGGTCAAAGTGTGCACTCCCTCATATTGGCCTACAGCTGGAACCAGGATGTCTATAATATTTCGGTGGAAGGAAGGAATCTTACCGACGACCGGGTATACGATAATTTCAGACTACAGAAACCCGGACGGGCTTTCTACGTGAAGTTAAGAGTGTCATTAATGTAA
- a CDS encoding DUF4374 domain-containing protein, with translation MKRFNWKSVSGLMLAVICAAPMLQSCSKTPDVSQPEVPVVPKTQKEYAIFVTVGNATSGENYYTLVTGDLTKDTLISPVNSGIEPDNVTSWAYIYSVFFNGSFYFTQDGNIISKQQIVNGRYKKLGNVVAEAGSWQLGMMKTVFNDKGLNFLSWEANYNATEDVIEKNLYVLDTAAVTIKTKLPVKFPVPLFELRDNNGKVMEKKDIPITPSSFAIRDNKVFIGFYYNWMTKIDTAYMLVCDYPGLTNVKLLKDARLGHVSGAWHASSSSFTDENGDYYFSTISKDKKYGLLRIKKGATTIDPDYSYSLSELGNISGGATWGDYAGSDHHAYLKNGLAFMGSYIIDVRNKKVVKDLNSFGLGKVQITMDTYTENNNEIYVVLKTTEGRWYIGKYDVTANTLTKGVEIHSGIKGISRIGRIK, from the coding sequence ATGAAAAGGTTCAACTGGAAAAGTGTATCCGGCCTGATGCTGGCAGTTATATGCGCTGCACCCATGCTACAATCCTGCAGCAAAACACCCGATGTATCACAACCGGAAGTGCCGGTAGTACCAAAAACACAAAAGGAATATGCCATCTTTGTAACAGTAGGTAATGCTACCAGTGGCGAAAACTATTATACTTTAGTGACCGGCGACCTGACAAAGGATACCTTGATTAGTCCGGTTAATTCCGGCATTGAGCCGGATAACGTGACTTCCTGGGCATATATTTACAGTGTCTTTTTCAACGGCAGTTTTTATTTCACACAGGATGGCAACATCATCAGTAAACAGCAAATCGTTAACGGCAGATATAAAAAGCTGGGTAACGTGGTGGCGGAAGCCGGCTCCTGGCAGCTGGGTATGATGAAAACCGTTTTCAACGACAAAGGGTTGAACTTCCTGAGCTGGGAAGCGAACTATAATGCCACGGAAGATGTGATCGAAAAGAACCTCTATGTGCTGGATACAGCCGCAGTAACCATCAAAACCAAGCTGCCGGTGAAATTCCCCGTGCCGCTGTTCGAGCTGCGCGATAACAACGGGAAGGTGATGGAGAAGAAAGATATTCCGATTACTCCTTCCAGTTTTGCGATTCGCGATAATAAAGTATTCATCGGATTTTACTACAACTGGATGACCAAAATTGATACCGCCTATATGCTGGTATGCGATTATCCGGGCCTGACCAATGTGAAACTGTTGAAAGACGCCCGGCTGGGGCATGTATCAGGCGCCTGGCACGCCAGCTCTTCCAGCTTCACGGATGAAAACGGCGATTATTATTTCAGCACGATCAGCAAGGATAAAAAATATGGCCTGTTGCGTATTAAAAAAGGTGCTACAACCATCGATCCGGATTATTCCTATAGCCTGAGCGAATTGGGCAACATCAGCGGTGGCGCTACCTGGGGCGATTATGCCGGATCTGATCATCATGCCTATCTCAAGAATGGCCTGGCTTTCATGGGTTCCTACATCATTGATGTACGCAATAAAAAAGTGGTAAAAGACCTGAACAGTTTCGGATTAGGAAAAGTACAGATAACGATGGATACCTATACCGAAAATAATAACGAGATATACGTAGTATTGAAAACAACGGAAGGCCGCTGGTATATCGGCAAATACGATGTAACTGCCAATACGCTGACAAAAGGAGTGGAGATACACAGTGGTATCAAAGGAATCAGCAGAATTGGTCGTATTAAATAA
- a CDS encoding helix-turn-helix domain-containing protein, which produces MFAPRKIQQWLDKTDIHFDTHWGLFIGQLNGGLLHKHYLLQITVVIKDTFDITNAYGKQQAFEGCFINSDVIHQLNSNDLHLTIWVDPVRARRYTWLDAYQSEQIVALQPSLVKNLQQIFTAYRTRKTDRTTFLAALQTCLFDNADRGEQINPYEDDRIYKAIQHLEQHVDRVVSLREIAAFCFLSESRFLHLFKEKTNLNFRRYQLWNKLLKSLPYLQQHTITDTACTFGFTDSAHYSRTFKENFGVSPKILFRLK; this is translated from the coding sequence ATGTTTGCGCCCAGGAAAATACAGCAGTGGCTGGATAAAACAGACATACATTTTGATACGCACTGGGGATTGTTCATCGGACAATTAAACGGTGGATTGTTACATAAACATTATCTCCTGCAAATCACTGTGGTGATAAAAGATACATTTGACATCACCAATGCCTATGGAAAGCAGCAGGCATTTGAAGGCTGTTTTATCAATAGCGATGTCATACACCAGCTGAATAGTAACGACCTCCATCTGACCATCTGGGTAGATCCGGTCCGTGCCAGAAGATATACCTGGCTGGATGCCTATCAGTCCGAACAGATAGTGGCCCTGCAGCCTTCTCTCGTAAAGAACCTGCAACAGATATTTACCGCTTACCGGACCCGAAAAACAGATCGGACAACCTTTCTGGCGGCCCTGCAAACCTGCCTGTTTGATAACGCCGACCGCGGAGAACAGATAAATCCCTATGAGGATGACAGGATTTACAAAGCCATACAACATCTGGAACAGCATGTAGACAGAGTGGTGTCGCTACGGGAAATAGCTGCATTTTGTTTTCTTTCCGAATCCCGGTTTTTACATCTCTTTAAAGAAAAAACCAACCTGAATTTCAGGCGTTACCAGCTTTGGAACAAACTCCTGAAATCCCTCCCTTACCTGCAGCAGCATACGATTACAGATACCGCCTGCACTTTTGGTTTTACAGACAGTGCCCACTACAGCAGAACTTTCAAAGAAAACTTTGGCGTATCCCCTAAAATATTGTTCAGACTAAAATAG